The Chthoniobacterales bacterium DNA window TCTCTATTGGCGATCAGGTGGTAACATCCGTGCTGGTGCCGCACGACTGCGAATTCACGAAGGATTTCCCGGCACGCTCAAACCTCAGCGATGGACTCGGTGTTTACGGGCTTTTCCCCGACTCGGAGGACTACCACTTGAATGGCTACTTCGCCACTCACATGGTGATTCGGGGGGGCTCGACCGTTTTCAAAGTGAATGGCATGAGCGTAAAGCAGAGAATGCTCATCGAGCCCATGGCGGTGACAGTGCATGCGCTCGAACGCGCAAAAACCACAGGATTGCTGAACTTCGCTAGTACCGTCCTCGTGCAAGGTTGCGGGCCGATCGGGCTGATGATGATCGCAACGCTTTTTGCCAATGGAAATGGGAATATCATCGCGGTGGACAGCGTGCCGCAGCGTCTCGAAATGGCCGCACGCATGGTGCGGCGACAACTATCGACGTTAGCACGAAAGAGGCGGCGGCGAGGCTGGTGGAAGTGCGTTCGCTGACCAAAGGGCGCGGAGTCGATTTTGCCTTTCAATGCACGGGCGTTCCCGCTGCTGCGGCGGCGATCTGGAAATATGTGCGCCGCGGCGGCGGCTTATGCGAAGTCGGTTTTTTCATGGACAATGGCGAGTGCTCGATTAATCCGCATGAGGACCTCTGTAAAAAGGAAATCACCGCTGTGGGTTCTTGGGTTTACACGGCGGGCGAGTATCCGGTCGCCATCGCGATGATCCGACATCTGGCGCGAATTGGGATTCAGATTGAAGACCTCGTGACGCACACCTTTTCACTCGACGAAATCAACCAGGCGATGGAAACAAATATCGCGATGGAAGGTATCAAACTGGCAGTCGTGCCAAGTTAATCAGAGCAGTTTAAGAAGTGTAGCCGCGCAAGAGTAGGAACTTGAGTGGGAAAACTCTGTGGAGCACATGCGCTACGCAGACGAAAACTGTCGTGAACTCGCCGCTATTCCATGCGCTGACAATTACTGGAAATGTTGTGAGCGAGGTTTG harbors:
- a CDS encoding alcohol dehydrogenase catalytic domain-containing protein, which codes for MSNLHSNRARAAVLTAPSRIEIREFPIPEIKDDEILLGIEGCGICGTDVHEYKRDPFKLIPVVLGHEGTGTIQVLGSEVKTDSAGESLSIGDQVVTSVLVPHDCEFTKDFPARSNLSDGLGVYGLFPDSEDYHLNGYFATHMVIRGGSTVFKVNGMSVKQRMLIEPMAVTVHALERAKTTGLLNFASTVLVQGCGPIGLMMIATLFANGNGNIIAVDSVPQRLEMAARMVRRQLSTLARKRRRRGWWKCVR
- a CDS encoding zinc-binding dehydrogenase, with translation MEVRSLTKGRGVDFAFQCTGVPAAAAAIWKYVRRGGGLCEVGFFMDNGECSINPHEDLCKKEITAVGSWVYTAGEYPVAIAMIRHLARIGIQIEDLVTHTFSLDEINQAMETNIAMEGIKLAVVPS